The following proteins come from a genomic window of Bos mutus isolate GX-2022 chromosome 23, NWIPB_WYAK_1.1, whole genome shotgun sequence:
- the LOC102282432 gene encoding SLA class II histocompatibility antigen, DQ haplotype D alpha chain-like isoform X2, with protein MEVKTSWTYGASGQFTFEFDGDELFYVDLGKKETVWRLPEFSNITKFEVQSALRNIVMSKRNLDILIKNSSFTPATNEIPEVAVFPKSSVVLGIPNTLICQVDNIFPPVINITWFYKGHFVAEGIAETTFYPKSDHSFLKFSYLTFLPASEDFYDCRVEHWGLEEPLVKHWEPEIPTPTSELTETVVCALGLAMGLMGIVVGTVLILRVRCLGAASRRRRAM; from the exons ATGGAGGTGAAGACATCGTGG ACGTACGGCGCCTCTGGCCAGTTCACGTTTGAATTTGATGGAGACGAGCTCTTCTACGTGGACCTGGGGAAAAAGGAGACTGTCTGGCGGCTGCCCGAGTTTAGCAATATCACCAAATTTGAAGTTCAGAGCGCCCTGAGAAACATTGTTATGTCAAAAAGAAATTTGGATATCTTGATAAAAAATTCCAGCTTTACACCTGCCACCAACG AAATCCCTGAAGTGGCTGTGTTTCCCAAATCCTCCGTGGTCCTGGGGATTCCCAATACCCTCATCTGTCAAGTGGACAACATCTTTCCTCCTGTGATCAACATCACTTGGTTTTACAAAGGACACTTTGTTGCAGAAGGGATCGCTGAGACCACCTTCTACCCCAAGAGTGACCACTCTTTCCTCAAGTTCAGTTACCTCACCTTTCTTCCCGCCAGTGAAGACTTCTATGACTGCAGAGTGGAGCACTGGGGCCTGGAAGAGCCCCTCGTCAAGCACTGGG AGCCTGAGATTCCAACCCCTACATCAGAGCTGACAGAGACTGTGGTCTGTGCCCTGGGGCTGGCCATGGGCCTCATGGGCATCGTGGTGGGCACTGTCCTCATCCTCCGAGTCCGGTGCTTGGGTGCTGCCTCCAGACGTCGAAGGGCCATGTGA
- the LOC102282432 gene encoding SLA class II histocompatibility antigen, DQ haplotype D alpha chain-like isoform X1: MKKALILRALTLATMMSPYGGEDIVADHVGTYGTNVYQTYGASGQFTFEFDGDELFYVDLGKKETVWRLPEFSNITKFEVQSALRNIVMSKRNLDILIKNSSFTPATNEIPEVAVFPKSSVVLGIPNTLICQVDNIFPPVINITWFYKGHFVAEGIAETTFYPKSDHSFLKFSYLTFLPASEDFYDCRVEHWGLEEPLVKHWEPEIPTPTSELTETVVCALGLAMGLMGIVVGTVLILRVRCLGAASRRRRAM, encoded by the exons atgaagaaaGCTCTGATTCTGAGGGCTCTCACTCTGGCCACCATGATGAGCCCCTATGGAGGTGAAGACATCGTGG CTGACCACGTGGGCACTTACGGCACAAATGTCTACCAGACGTACGGCGCCTCTGGCCAGTTCACGTTTGAATTTGATGGAGACGAGCTCTTCTACGTGGACCTGGGGAAAAAGGAGACTGTCTGGCGGCTGCCCGAGTTTAGCAATATCACCAAATTTGAAGTTCAGAGCGCCCTGAGAAACATTGTTATGTCAAAAAGAAATTTGGATATCTTGATAAAAAATTCCAGCTTTACACCTGCCACCAACG AAATCCCTGAAGTGGCTGTGTTTCCCAAATCCTCCGTGGTCCTGGGGATTCCCAATACCCTCATCTGTCAAGTGGACAACATCTTTCCTCCTGTGATCAACATCACTTGGTTTTACAAAGGACACTTTGTTGCAGAAGGGATCGCTGAGACCACCTTCTACCCCAAGAGTGACCACTCTTTCCTCAAGTTCAGTTACCTCACCTTTCTTCCCGCCAGTGAAGACTTCTATGACTGCAGAGTGGAGCACTGGGGCCTGGAAGAGCCCCTCGTCAAGCACTGGG AGCCTGAGATTCCAACCCCTACATCAGAGCTGACAGAGACTGTGGTCTGTGCCCTGGGGCTGGCCATGGGCCTCATGGGCATCGTGGTGGGCACTGTCCTCATCCTCCGAGTCCGGTGCTTGGGTGCTGCCTCCAGACGTCGAAGGGCCATGTGA
- the LOC102282432 gene encoding HLA class II histocompatibility antigen, DQ alpha 2 chain-like isoform X3: MKKALILRALTLATMMSPYGGEDIVADHVGTYGTNVYQTYGASGQFTFEFDGDELFYVDLGKKETVWRLPEFSNITKFEVQSALRNIVMSKRNLDILIKNSSFTPATNEGIAETTFYPKSDHSFLKFSYLTFLPASEDFYDCRVEHWGLEEPLVKHWEPEIPTPTSELTETVVCALGLAMGLMGIVVGTVLILRVRCLGAASRRRRAM; the protein is encoded by the exons atgaagaaaGCTCTGATTCTGAGGGCTCTCACTCTGGCCACCATGATGAGCCCCTATGGAGGTGAAGACATCGTGG CTGACCACGTGGGCACTTACGGCACAAATGTCTACCAGACGTACGGCGCCTCTGGCCAGTTCACGTTTGAATTTGATGGAGACGAGCTCTTCTACGTGGACCTGGGGAAAAAGGAGACTGTCTGGCGGCTGCCCGAGTTTAGCAATATCACCAAATTTGAAGTTCAGAGCGCCCTGAGAAACATTGTTATGTCAAAAAGAAATTTGGATATCTTGATAAAAAATTCCAGCTTTACACCTGCCACCAACG AAGGGATCGCTGAGACCACCTTCTACCCCAAGAGTGACCACTCTTTCCTCAAGTTCAGTTACCTCACCTTTCTTCCCGCCAGTGAAGACTTCTATGACTGCAGAGTGGAGCACTGGGGCCTGGAAGAGCCCCTCGTCAAGCACTGGG AGCCTGAGATTCCAACCCCTACATCAGAGCTGACAGAGACTGTGGTCTGTGCCCTGGGGCTGGCCATGGGCCTCATGGGCATCGTGGTGGGCACTGTCCTCATCCTCCGAGTCCGGTGCTTGGGTGCTGCCTCCAGACGTCGAAGGGCCATGTGA